In Deltaproteobacteria bacterium, the sequence TATAAGATGTGGATTATCATCATACTGTTGAAGATGTAGGTATATGTCTTGGTAACGCCTTTAAACAGGCAACAGGAGATAAAAAGGGTATACAGAGATACGGTTTTGCCTCTGTTCCAATGGATGAGGCATCAGCATGGGTAAGCCTTGATATAAGCGACAGGCCGTATCTTGTTTATAAGATTGCCTTCCCTAAAAAAGGGAAGATAAAGGATTTTGACCCTGACCTTGCAGAGGACTTTTTTCAGGCATTTGTAAACAGAAGCGGAGTTACTCTGCATATAAATGTGCTTTACGGAAGGAATGTCCATCACATTATTGAGGCAGTATTCAAGGCATTTGGCAGGGCACTATCAGAGGCAGTAAGGATAAATCCAAGAATTAAGGGTATAATGTCAACGAAAGGAAGGCTGTAAGAGCAGGCTATAGGCAA encodes:
- a CDS encoding imidazoleglycerol-phosphate dehydratase, producing the protein MDYHHTVEDVGICLGNAFKQATGDKKGIQRYGFASVPMDEASAWVSLDISDRPYLVYKIAFPKKGKIKDFDPDLAEDFFQAFVNRSGVTLHINVLYGRNVHHIIEAVFKAFGRALSEAVRINPRIKGIMSTKGRL